The nucleotide sequence TGGCGGCCTCGCGCAGCACGACCAGGTCGTCCGCGAAGGCGGGCTCTTCCGCGAAGGCCTCACTGCGCCGGTCCACATCCCGGGCCGCACGCTGGAGCGTCAACCGCAGGTCCTCGCCCAACCGCCGCAGCCGCGCATCGCGTGCCTCGGAGGCGGGCTCGCGGGCCACGCCGCGCAGCACGGCCAGCTTCTCGTCCAGGGCGTTGCCCCGGAAGGTGGCGCCCATGCCCAGCTCCAGCGGCACCACCTCCTTCACGCCGGGCAGCGCGCGAAGCTGGGACTCGACGGTGGGGTAGTCCGGAATGGGCACCAGCTCCGGGACGCCTCCGGGCCCGACCACCACCAGCGGCACGCCCGGGGAGGCGGCGGCGTAGACCTGGAGGTCGCCGGCGCCGCTCTCGATGAGGCTGCGCCGCGTGCCCTCATGGATGCTGCGGACCAGGGACACGCCCGGGGTGAGCAGCGCCGCCGCTCCGGCCGCGAGCAGCCCCACCACCCAGCTGCGGGGACGGGCCAGCACACTCTGTACGGTGAGCCACCACAGCGTCACGAGGGCTCCTCACTTCGTTGCCGCCACCGGGAGGGGGGAGCCCGGAGGTACGGGGGCCTCTGCCCCGCGCGGGGACGGTACACCGGAGGACGCGGGCGGACCACCCTGGCCCCGCCCCGCTCAATCCGGCCGCAGCACGCGCAGCAGCAGGTCCACCTGGGCGTCGGTGAGCACGGACACGTCCACCTGCGCCAGGTCCACCACCTGCCGGACATGGGCCGCCAGCGCCGAGGCCGTGGGGTGCTCGAAGAGGGTCGCCTCGCGCAGGCGCAGGCCGGTGCGCTCGTTGATGCGCGCCACCACCCGGGTGGCCTGCAGCGAGCTGCCTCCCAGCGTGAAGAAGTCCGAGCCTGCTCCCACGCCCCCCGCGCCGAGCACCTCGTGGAAGGTCTCCATCACCAGCGCCTCGAAGGGGCCCGCGGGCGCGTCGTCACCAGCGCCGGAGATGCGCGCCGCCAGCGCCTCGCGGTCCACCGCGCCGTCCTCGCGCCGGGGCAGCCCGGACAGGGAGTGGAGCACGGCATTCACCGGGTGCGTGCTGACCTCAGCAGCGACGTGGAAGACATGGGCAGCCTCCAGGGGACGGCCCTCGCCCAGGCCCGCCTGCCGCCAGGGCCACGCGGAGGCTTCCACACCGGCGAGCAGGTGGGCCGGGCCATGCTCCGCGCCGAGCGCGAGCGCGGCCAGTGCCTGGGCGGGCTCCAGCACGCGGTAGCCGGGCGGCGCGGCACCCAGCGAGCGCGCGAGTCCGGTGTCACGCACCTGGCTGAGCGAGACGGCCACGGCGCGCCGTCCCTCCTGGACGAGCCGCTCCGCCAGCCGCTCGAGGAAGCCGGTGGCGGCGCAGTAGCCCGCGTGCCGCCCCGCGCCCAGCGTGCCCATCAACGAGGCGGCGAAGACGAGCACCGCCCGGGGCCGCTCCCGAAGCGCATCCACCACGGCCAGCGCGCCCAGCGCATGTGCCCCGGCACCGCGTGCCAGTCCCACTGGTGTCTCGTCAGCCAGCGCGGTGGGAACCAACATGCCGGCGAAGTGGAAGGCCCCGTCACACGGCTGGTTGAAATGGTCCTCGGCCCGGCGCACCGCCTCGCGCAGCGCGGCAGCGTCCGTAACATCCACCTGCGCGTAGAGCGCCTCGCGGACTTCTCGCTCCAGCTCCTCGGCCTCCGGACCGCGCGGGCGACGTCCCACCAGCAGCAGTCGCGCCCCCAGCGCGCGGCGCAGGTATCGCGCCCACTCCCGTCCCAGCCCTCCCAGCGCGCCCGTCACCAGGTAGAGCCCGCCGCGCATCAACTGGCGAGGCTCCGCGAGCGCGGGAGGCATCCAGGGCGAGAACGTCCGCTCCCATCGCTGGCCGTCGCGCCACGCCACCTCGCGCGCGGCGTCCATGCTGGCCAGCTCCTCCGCGACACACCGGGCGGAGGACTCCGCTCCGGAGGGTGTCCACACCACGCGAGCCTCCAGGCCAGGCACCTCCGCCGTCGCTGCCCACGCGAGACCGGGCACCATGAGGTGCCCCACCCCGCCTTCAATGGAGGTCGGCCCGCTGGCGAAAGCCGAACCCTCGCCAGCCTCCGGAAGCACCGCCAGCAATCGCACGGGAGCGGTGGCCGCCCACGGAGCCAGCGCTTGCACCGTTTGCAGCACCGGCGCCACCGCCGCCGACAGCGAAACCCGCCCCAAGCTCCCCGAAGCCACCACCACGTCCTCGCAGCGCGAACCCCGGGCCCACAGGGACTCCAGCGTCGCCCCCAGCGCACCCGCGTCTCCTGGCTCCACCCCCACCACCTCGCGCCCGGCGGCCAGAGCGCGCAAGGCCGCGACGACCCCCTCCTCCGCCACGACGACCACGGGCCCGCGCGCCCCACCACCGCTCACCTCGGGAAGTGCCCTGGGCACCCACCGCGCCACGGCAAGACACCGGGGCAGCGTCGCGGGGCCACCCAGCACGCGCTCCGCCCGGCGCCGCTCGGTGGCCAGCTCTCCGGCATCGAAGCGGCGTCTCAGCTCGGTGCGCCCGCGCTTGCCCAGCTCGGTGCGCGGCACCTGGTGTCGCTCCAGGGGCACGATGTACGCGGCCTGGAGACCCAGCCCCCGTCCCACCCGCTCGCGGATGGAGCGCAGCAGCTCCGCCAGCGGAGGCGCGTCGGGAGTCGGCACGAAGAGGACGACCAGCTCATCCGTCTGCGCCCCCGCACCGCGCGTCGGACAGGCCACGGTGTACGAGGGCAGCACCCCGGGCACCTCCTCCACCACCGCCTCGATGTCCTGCGGGTAGACGTTGTTGCCATGAAGGATGAGGACCTCCTTCTGGCGCCCGGCGATGCACAGCTGGTCTCCCCGGAAGACGGCCAGGTCTCCGGTGCGCAGCCACCCACCCTCCGCGAAGGAGCGGGCGTTGAGTTCCGGGTCATCCAGATAGCCGGCCAGCACCTGGGCGCCGCGCACCTGGAGATGTCCCACGGTGCCCTCCGGCACCACCGCGTCCGCGTCGTCCACCACGCGCAGCGCCGCGCCCCGGGGAGGCGGCCCCAGCTCCGCGGCGCCCTCGGTGGGGTGGGCGCGCACGCCACGCGTCACGGTGAAGTAGGACGACGTCTCCGCCATGCCCCAGCCCGGGCAGACCGCGTCCTCGCGGAGCCCGAACGCGCGCAGGGGCCTGACGAAGCGCTCCATGGTGGCGGGAAGGACGGGCTCGCCTCCGCAGGCCAGCACCCGGACGCGCGACAGCTCCCACGCGCGACGCACGCCATTCTCCAGCCGGTCCGCCACCAGCCCGAAGGCGAAGTTGGGCGCCCAGCTCATCGTCCCACCGAACTCGGTGAGCAGGTCCAGCCAGCGCGTCACGTCCGCCAGCACGTAGTCGCGCGCCACCAGCACGTGCGGAGTCCGCGTGCGCAGCGCGAGCAGGTGCGGGTACGCCGTCCCCGCCACGTGGTCCAGGGGCATCCAGCTCACGCCCACGTCCTCGGGGAGGTACCAGCCGCCAGCCACCATGCCCTCGCCCATCGCCATGAGGTTGGCATGGGTCAGCACCACCCCCTTGGGGCGCCCGGTGCTGCCGGACGTGAAGGAGAGGATGGCGGGCGCC is from Pyxidicoccus trucidator and encodes:
- a CDS encoding SDR family NAD(P)-dependent oxidoreductase; the protein is MESPARMGRHAEELLRRDSRVRDVWVAGEGSEAVAWVVPRRAVRSEDLVALLRERLGTAAPAVALVDALPRRDSGAVDIEALARLDAPVPSRLQHLEDSLRQAGAEAVALVGPRREEETFEPLDALLPESLLPRGTGADAPAPSEPAVATTVQVSGGPSLIDSGPRQRPAGAPETLVELLRQAVEQSPERVITFLDVEGRRETLTFAGLWDAALRMWGGLEARGVRAGDRVVLAVERPGDYVRGFWACTLGGVVPVPLALPSSLDRAHPGIARLLSVAERLGSPPVITDARAAGPLEAMGLKTLAPSALEGVSPGRPASVEPEAPAILSFTSGSTGRPKGVVLTHANLMAMGEGMVAGGWYLPEDVGVSWMPLDHVAGTAYPHLLALRTRTPHVLVARDYVLADVTRWLDLLTEFGGTMSWAPNFAFGLVADRLENGVRRAWELSRVRVLACGGEPVLPATMERFVRPLRAFGLREDAVCPGWGMAETSSYFTVTRGVRAHPTEGAAELGPPPRGAALRVVDDADAVVPEGTVGHLQVRGAQVLAGYLDDPELNARSFAEGGWLRTGDLAVFRGDQLCIAGRQKEVLILHGNNVYPQDIEAVVEEVPGVLPSYTVACPTRGAGAQTDELVVLFVPTPDAPPLAELLRSIRERVGRGLGLQAAYIVPLERHQVPRTELGKRGRTELRRRFDAGELATERRRAERVLGGPATLPRCLAVARWVPRALPEVSGGGARGPVVVVAEEGVVAALRALAAGREVVGVEPGDAGALGATLESLWARGSRCEDVVVASGSLGRVSLSAAVAPVLQTVQALAPWAATAPVRLLAVLPEAGEGSAFASGPTSIEGGVGHLMVPGLAWAATAEVPGLEARVVWTPSGAESSARCVAEELASMDAAREVAWRDGQRWERTFSPWMPPALAEPRQLMRGGLYLVTGALGGLGREWARYLRRALGARLLLVGRRPRGPEAEELEREVREALYAQVDVTDAAALREAVRRAEDHFNQPCDGAFHFAGMLVPTALADETPVGLARGAGAHALGALAVVDALRERPRAVLVFAASLMGTLGAGRHAGYCAATGFLERLAERLVQEGRRAVAVSLSQVRDTGLARSLGAAPPGYRVLEPAQALAALALGAEHGPAHLLAGVEASAWPWRQAGLGEGRPLEAAHVFHVAAEVSTHPVNAVLHSLSGLPRREDGAVDREALAARISGAGDDAPAGPFEALVMETFHEVLGAGGVGAGSDFFTLGGSSLQATRVVARINERTGLRLREATLFEHPTASALAAHVRQVVDLAQVDVSVLTDAQVDLLLRVLRPD